Proteins encoded within one genomic window of Triticum aestivum cultivar Chinese Spring chromosome 2D, IWGSC CS RefSeq v2.1, whole genome shotgun sequence:
- the LOC123051652 gene encoding protein GAMETE EXPRESSED 1: protein MQASTSHSQNQSIRVPSNPTDWQYDFKMRSGGHLLLLAVALVILSPSLCPAATAWGIFSSSKPTSQTVAAPTLPDDGDGGGRTVADFSMEGGGGGPRGVELLDGARRRIAGPASCWGEAYRGLFASCAHIMSDKERQSRLAWRLSACYQQDSGRPPLPPCDDRSRMVHCRKRLSEHEEKVFLEFFLETNTLCHQLQAEAFKQSTERLVNDLTRAAAAASEKLTAIEERSDQIMQESSKLHGSMSSIVSQTEQLAAASDNLKSRIGDVLAQSAAIAEQSRQIAAAQAGLREGQEEMRARVDAGMARVEEEYARLGEEMARLKEEAAGIEREVRAVGDAMAARMEGLQRTAEEIGTAAGKSLENQRALLEGQANATRALGELHGFLARALEESREAMQRLARFGRQQQEELLSRQEQLRRAHDHLMHNSESILRAQEEFSAKQASIFAALDKLYVLHNAILVESRFVKAFFFYCCVVFLLYLLTSAKQTFAIRGQLYFGLCVMLVVEVALIRLGAADDDLTKPFWVVSNVLLLRSAFLAAAAAQILHAIFAFKDYDVLNHELLQTLVEKVRAIEDNAAGDKMCPWGTGSDDESSLSDYSWVFDELQDDVDSEIDPDFVLREDDICREDHGFREEIGENSLSASLAMRRYNLRARIMPR, encoded by the exons ATGCAGGCCTCAACATCACACTCCCAAAATCAATCAATCAGAGTTCCATCCAATCCAACAGACTGGCAATACGATTTCAAGATGAGGAGCGGaggccatcttcttcttcttgccgtgGCGTTAGTGATCCTATCGCCGTCGCTGTGCCCCGCAGCCACTGCATGGGGCATCTTCTCCTCCTCTAAACCCACCAGCCAGACCGTCGCCGCGCCGACGCTGccagacgacggcgacggcggcggcaggacGGTGGCCGATTTCTCgatggaaggcggcggcggcggcccgagggGCGTGGAGCTGCTGGATGGCGCGCGGCGCAGGATCGCCGGCCCGGCCTCCTGCTGGGGCGAGGCGTACCGCGGCCTCTTCGCCAGCTGCGCCCACATCATGTCCGACAAGGAGCGCCAGTCCAGGCTCGCGTGGCGCCTCAGCGCCTGCTACCAGCAGGACTCcggccgcccgccgctgccgccctGCGACGACCGCTCGCGCATGGTGCACTGCCGCAAGCGCCTCTCCGAGCACGAGGAGAAGGTCTTCCTCGAGTTCTTCCTCGAGACCAACACCCTCTGCCACCAGCTCCA GGCGGAGGCGTTCAAGCAGAGCACGGAGCGGCTGGTGAACGACCtgacccgggcggcggcggcggcgagcgagaagCTGACGGCGATCGAGGAGAGGTCGGACCAGATCATGCAGGAGTCGAGCAAGCTCCACGGCTCCATGTCGTCGATCGTGTCGCAGACGGAGCAACTGGCCGCCGCGTCCGACAATCTCAAATCCCGGATCGGCGACGTGCTGGCGCAGTCGGCGGCCATCGCGGAGCAGTCGAGGCAGATCGCGGCGGCGCAGGCGGGGCTGAGGGAAGGGCAGGAGGAGATGCGTGCCCGGGTCGACGCCGGCAtggcgcgggtggaggaggagtACGCGCGGCTGGGCGAGGAGATGGCGAGgctgaaggaggaggcggcggggatcGAGCGGGAGGTCAGGGCCGTGGGCGACGCCATGGCGGCGCGGATGGAGGGCCTGCAGCGCACCGCGGAGGAGATCGGGACCGCCGCCGGCAAGTCGCTCGAGAACCAGAGGGCGCTGCTGGAAGGTCAGGCGAACGCGACGCGGGCGCTCGGGGAGCTCCACGGGTTCCTGGCCCGGGCGCTCGAGGAGAGCAGGGAGGCGATGCAGAGGCTGGCGCGGTTCGGgcggcagcagcaggaggagctgcTGTCCCGGCAGGAGCAGCTCCGGCGCGCCCACGACCACCTCATGCACAACTCGGAGTCGATCCTCCGGGCGCAGGAGGAGTTCAGCGCGAAGCAGGCCAGCATCTTCGCGGCGCTGGACAAGCTCTACGTGCTGCACAACGCCATCCTGGTGGAGTCCCGCTTCGTCAAGGCCTTCTTCTTCTACTGctgcgtcgtcttcctcctctaccTCCTCACCAGCGCCAAGCAGACCTTCGCCATCAGAGGCCAGCTCTACTTCG GTCTGTGCGTCATGCTCGTCGTGGAGGTCGCGCTCATCAGGCTGGGGGCCGCCGACGACGACCTCACCAAGCCGTTCTGGGTCGTGTCCAACGTGCTGCTGCTCCGGtcggccttcctcgccgccgccgccgcccagatccTGCACGCCATCTTCGCCTTCAA GGATTACGACGTGCTGAACCACGAGCTGCTCCAGACGCTGGTGGAGAAAGTCCGGGCAATCGAAGACAACGCCGCCG GAGACAAGATGTGTCCATGGGGCACAGGCAGTGATGATGAAAGTAGCCTCAGCGACTACTCGTGGGTCTTCGACGAGCTGCAGGACGACGTCGACAGCGAAATCGACCCAGACTTCGTTCTCCGGGAAGATGACATCTGCAGGGAGGACCACGGTTTCCGGGAAGAAATCGGCGAAAATTCACTCTCGGCATCGCTCGCCATGAGGAGATACAACCTTCGGGCACGCATTATGCCACGGTGA
- the LOC123051653 gene encoding probable serine/threonine-protein kinase At1g54610 yields MGCVHGRPSAASTPSPDAARRRNPQPKQEGAAPDAAAAAAGEGRQAGEKAAVAVAAPVKRERRSRSSRHGPEVRLGGSFANKARGEQVAAGWPAWLSAVAGEAINGWTPRRADTFEKIDKIGQGTYSNVYKARDSLSGKIVALKKVRFDNLEPESVRFMAREILILRRLDHPNVMKLYGLVTSRMSCSLYLVFDYMVHDLAGLAASPDIKFTLPQVKCYVHQLLSGLEHCHNQGVLHRDIKGSNLLLDDDGVLKIGDFGLASFFDPNHKQPMTSRVVTLWYRPPELLLGATDYGVGVDLWSAGCILAELLAGKPIMPGRTEVEQLHKIFKLCGSPAEEYWKKSKLPHATIFKPQQPYKRRIAETFKDFPQSALRLIETLLSIDPADRLTATAALNSDFFKTEPLACDPSSLPQYPPSKEMDAKRRDEEARRLRAAGSRPNGDGARKTRTRDRPRAVPAPEANAELQANIDKRRLITHANAKSKSEKFPPPHQDGALGYPLGCSNHMEPTFEPPDPSSFSTVFPYDKTAVPTWSGPLVDPPGGNQKRKHKSGRSSKQPSTARAR; encoded by the exons ATGGGCTGCGTGCACGgccgcccctccgccgcctccacccccagccccgacgccgcccgccgccggaacCCCCAGCCGAAGCAGGAGGGGGCCGCCCCTGATGCCGCCGCTGCTGCGGCGGGGGAGGGGCGGCAGGCCGGCGAGaaggccgccgtcgccgtcgcggcGCCGGTGAAGCGGGAGCGGCGGTCGCGGTCGTCGCGGCACGGGCCGGAGGTGCGCCTCGGCGGCAGCTTCGCCAACAAGGCGCGCGGGGagcaggtcgccgccggctggcCCGCCTGGCTCTCcgccgtcgccggcgaggccatcaACGGCTGGACCCCGCGCCGCGCCGacaccttcgagaagatcgacaaG ATCGGGCAAGGCACGTACAGCAACGTGTACAAGGCGCGGGACTCGCTGAGCGGCAAGATCGTGGCGCTCAAGAAGGTGCGCTTCGACAACCTGGAGCCCGAGAGCGTGCGGTTCATGGCCCGGGAGATCCTCATCCTCCGCCGCCTCGACCACCCCAACGTCATGAAGCTCTACGGCCTCGTCACCTCCCGCATGTCCTGCAGCCTCTACCTCGTCTTCGACTACATGGTCCATGACCTCGCCGGCCTCGCCGCCAGCCCCGACATCAAGTTCACTCTGCCACAG GTCAAGTGCTATGTGCATCAGCTGCTGTCAGGGTTGGAGCACTGCCACAACCAGGGAGTGCTGCACCGTGACATCAAGGGGTCGAATCTGCTCTTGGATGACGACGGTGTGCTGAAGATTGGAGACTTCGGTCTGGCGTCGTTCTTCGACCCGAACCATAAGCAACCGATGACCAGTCGCGTCGTGACACTCTGGTACCGGCCACCAGAGTTACTGTTGGGTGCTACGGATTATGGAGTAGGTGTCGACTTGTGGAGTGCCGGATGTATCCTTGCCGAGTTGCTGGCTGGGAAGCCTATTATGCCGGGACGGACCGAG GTAGAACAGTTGCATAAAATATTTAAGCTATGCGGATCCCCTGCTGAAGAATATTGGAAAAAATCAAAGCTGCCTCATGCAACCATATTTAAGCCCCAACAGCCGTACAAAAGGCGAATAGCAGAGACATTCAAAGATTTCCCGCAATCAGCACTTCGgctgattgaaacactcctatcaaTTGATCCTGCTGATCGTTTAACAGCTACTGCTGCATTAAATAGTGAT TTCTTTAAAACGGAACCTCTTGCTTGCGATCCATCAAGTCTGCCCCAATACCCACCAAGCAAAGAGATGGATGCAAAACGAAGAGATGAAGAAGCTAGACG TTTAAGAGCTGCTGGTAGTAGACCTAATGGTGATGGAGCTAGGAAGACAAGGACGCGGGATCGACCAAGGGCTGTTCCAGCACCAGAGGCAAATGCCGAACTTCAAGCAAATATCGAC AAAAGAAGGCTAATAACGCATGCAAATGCGAAGAGCAAGAGCGAAAAGTTCCCTCCACCACATCAAGATGGCGCACTCGGCTATCCGTTGGGTTGTTCGAATCACATGGAACCTACATTTGAGCCCCCCGACCCGTCTTCGTTCAGTACCGTATTTCCTTACGACAAGACCGCCGTGCCTACGTGGTCTGGACCCCTGGTCGACCCTCCTGGGGGCAACCAGAAACGGAAACACAAGTCGGGACGCTCTTCGAAACAACCATCAACTGCCCGTGCTCGGTGA